The Chryseobacterium suipulveris genome window below encodes:
- a CDS encoding MBL fold metallo-hydrolase has translation MKLKFFGTGTSQGIPVIGCDCEVCTSQNSKDRRFRSSAIITTETGKKILIDCGPDFRMQMLENHEDHIDAVLITHEHNDHVIGLDDMRPLIFKNQKPISIYCMKRVGREIVSRFPYAFADVKYPGAPSFDLHEISEPFKLFDAEVIPVEVAHFNTSIYGFKFKKLAYITDASSISETEKEKLKALDYLILNCIRKVEPHPAHFILPQILELNEELKPKHLYLTHISHHLGLHNETERELPDNVHLAFDGLELEF, from the coding sequence ATGAAGTTGAAATTTTTTGGAACCGGGACATCACAGGGAATTCCCGTGATTGGCTGTGATTGCGAGGTGTGTACTTCGCAAAACAGTAAGGACAGAAGATTCCGTTCGTCGGCAATCATCACCACCGAAACAGGAAAAAAAATCCTCATCGACTGCGGCCCAGATTTTCGGATGCAGATGCTCGAAAACCATGAAGACCATATCGACGCCGTTCTCATTACCCACGAACACAACGACCACGTCATCGGACTCGACGATATGCGTCCGCTGATTTTCAAGAATCAGAAACCCATTTCAATTTACTGTATGAAAAGGGTGGGGAGAGAAATCGTGTCGCGCTTTCCCTATGCTTTCGCTGATGTGAAATATCCCGGTGCTCCTTCGTTTGATCTGCATGAAATCTCGGAACCGTTCAAACTGTTTGATGCAGAAGTAATTCCTGTTGAAGTGGCGCATTTCAATACCTCGATTTATGGTTTTAAATTCAAAAAGCTCGCATATATAACGGATGCGAGTTCTATTTCTGAAACCGAAAAAGAGAAGTTGAAAGCCCTGGATTATCTCATCCTGAACTGCATCAGGAAAGTGGAACCGCATCCTGCACATTTCATTCTCCCGCAAATTCTTGAACTCAATGAAGAGCTGAAACCGAAGCACCTTTATCTCACCCATATTTCCCACCATCTTGGGCTTCACAACGAAACGGAACGCGAACTTCCTGATAATGTACACCTTGCTTTTGACGGTTTGGAGCTGGAGTTCTAA
- a CDS encoding YceI family protein has protein sequence MKKLVDFKMMLMAFGLFAGMVSAQKISSSNVKTTLEGSSTLQDWKMTSTTGTFSGTVSGKTIKEVKYQMAAKTLKGSSATMDDNAYKSMKADQFPDISFTATAVNIGKGKITGKLTITNVTKTVTFPINVTKTGNSYTINATNKIRLSDYGVTAPAFMMNSVKTGNDVTITVNITAK, from the coding sequence ATGAAGAAGCTTGTGGATTTTAAAATGATGTTGATGGCATTCGGTCTTTTTGCCGGAATGGTTTCTGCACAAAAAATCAGCAGCTCCAATGTAAAGACTACCCTTGAAGGAAGTTCCACGCTACAGGATTGGAAAATGACTTCCACTACTGGGACTTTTTCAGGAACCGTTTCCGGAAAAACGATTAAAGAGGTGAAATACCAGATGGCCGCAAAAACCCTCAAAGGAAGCAGCGCCACAATGGACGACAACGCTTATAAATCAATGAAGGCAGATCAGTTTCCAGACATTTCGTTCACCGCAACTGCAGTAAATATTGGAAAAGGAAAAATAACCGGTAAGTTGACGATTACCAACGTAACCAAGACGGTAACCTTCCCAATCAATGTGACGAAAACAGGAAACTCCTATACCATCAACGCGACGAATAAGATCAGACTTTCTGACTACGGCGTAACCGCTCCCGCATTTATGATGAACAGCGTGAAAACAGGAAACGACGTGACGATCACAGTGAATATAACAGCTAAATAG
- a CDS encoding alpha/beta hydrolase gives MKLYVVSGLGADFKVLEKLKFPENMEVVFLDWLIPENHESFGHYIKKMADRIDDSEPFSLLGYSFGGVIVQEIDKIKPAEKVVILGSIKSDSEKSRFIKAGEISGIPKFLPVSFFNEKSTVAYSFLRKVIDPKNPKLMEYFTVRDPYYLKWSIEKMAGWKSQENPKVIQILADRDIVFPPKYSKPDYVIKNGTHLFPVTKAKEVSKILSEIFM, from the coding sequence ATGAAACTGTATGTTGTAAGCGGATTGGGAGCCGATTTCAAAGTGTTGGAAAAACTGAAATTTCCAGAAAATATGGAAGTGGTTTTTCTCGACTGGCTCATTCCCGAAAACCATGAAAGCTTCGGTCATTACATCAAAAAAATGGCGGATCGGATCGATGACTCGGAACCGTTTTCGCTGTTGGGATATTCGTTCGGCGGAGTGATCGTGCAGGAAATCGATAAGATCAAACCTGCGGAAAAAGTGGTGATTTTAGGAAGCATAAAATCCGACAGTGAAAAGTCGAGGTTTATCAAAGCGGGTGAAATTTCCGGAATTCCAAAGTTTCTTCCTGTGTCTTTCTTTAACGAAAAATCCACAGTTGCTTATTCTTTTTTGAGAAAAGTCATTGATCCAAAAAACCCGAAATTGATGGAATATTTCACGGTTCGTGATCCTTATTATTTGAAATGGTCCATCGAAAAAATGGCGGGTTGGAAATCTCAGGAAAATCCTAAAGTCATCCAGATTCTTGCGGATCGCGATATTGTTTTTCCGCCAAAATATTCAAAACCCGATTACGTCATCAAAAACGGAACGCATCTTTTTCCGGTAACTAAGGCGAAAGAGGTATCAAAAATACTATCTGAAATTTTCATGTAG
- a CDS encoding TIGR02117 family protein, with protein sequence MKKLIINILKAIWVFIGFIVLYLLCGYLIPFIEVPAKKVSETKNVEIFILTNGVHTDLVVPIKSAEYDWSKEIRFENTLSKREDFKYLAIGWGDKGFYLETPTWAELKPSVAVKAAFWLSESAMHCTFYDQMQVGKDCKSIQLTSQQYQDLIKFINDKFDRDANGNPILIKTDAVYGKNDAFYDAKGSYSFLQTCNTWSNNGLKAAGQKAALWTPSDFGIFQHYE encoded by the coding sequence ATGAAAAAACTAATCATCAATATCCTGAAAGCAATTTGGGTTTTTATAGGATTTATCGTACTTTACCTGTTGTGCGGATACCTGATTCCTTTCATCGAAGTTCCTGCAAAAAAAGTTTCAGAAACAAAAAATGTCGAAATTTTTATTCTAACCAACGGCGTTCACACCGATTTGGTGGTCCCCATCAAGTCGGCGGAATACGACTGGAGCAAAGAAATCCGGTTTGAAAACACCCTCTCGAAAAGGGAAGACTTCAAATATTTGGCGATTGGATGGGGCGATAAAGGTTTCTATCTGGAAACTCCGACTTGGGCGGAACTGAAACCTTCAGTTGCGGTGAAGGCCGCTTTCTGGTTGAGCGAATCTGCGATGCACTGCACGTTCTACGACCAAATGCAGGTTGGTAAAGACTGTAAAAGTATTCAACTGACTTCGCAACAGTATCAGGATTTAATCAAATTTATTAATGACAAGTTTGACCGCGACGCAAATGGAAATCCTATTCTCATCAAGACCGATGCGGTTTATGGAAAAAACGACGCCTTCTACGATGCGAAAGGAAGCTACAGTTTCCTGCAAACCTGCAACACCTGGTCGAACAACGGACTGAAAGCGGCGGGACAAAAAGCGGCATTATGGACTCCGTCTGACTTTGGGATTTTTCAGCATTACGAATAA
- a CDS encoding YceI family protein, translating to MMKKLILLSLLLFAVCIYSQSRKIIDSEIRWKAYKTLKAESMSHYGTVKLKSATVTFNGNDLTGGSFSMDMNSIDAEDMNGNPKLKKMLENHLRSDDFFDTEKFPVSTFQIKSVKKSNNRNYDVQILGVLTIKGISKNITFPAKTVTAGNTTTITSAMFTFNRKHFGLKYNIFEDMLISNDVEMNVKIVVQ from the coding sequence ATGATGAAAAAACTGATTTTACTTTCCCTATTACTCTTTGCAGTCTGCATTTATAGCCAATCCCGAAAAATCATCGATTCAGAAATCCGCTGGAAAGCGTATAAAACCTTGAAGGCAGAATCGATGTCACACTACGGAACCGTGAAACTGAAATCAGCAACCGTAACTTTTAACGGGAATGATTTGACTGGCGGAAGTTTCAGTATGGATATGAACTCGATCGATGCCGAAGACATGAATGGAAACCCGAAACTGAAGAAAATGCTCGAAAACCATTTGCGGAGCGATGATTTCTTCGATACCGAAAAATTTCCCGTTTCGACTTTTCAAATAAAATCGGTGAAGAAAAGCAATAACAGAAACTACGACGTACAAATTTTGGGAGTTCTTACGATTAAAGGAATTTCAAAGAACATTACCTTCCCCGCAAAAACTGTGACCGCGGGAAACACGACGACCATCACTTCGGCAATGTTCACCTTCAACCGGAAACACTTCGGACTGAAATACAATATTTTCGAGGACATGCTCATCAGCAACGATGTGGAGATGAATGTGAAGATCGTGGTTCAGTAG
- a CDS encoding rhodanese-like domain-containing protein translates to MNLDEILKSGNYQLIDVREPMELEMDGSIDGAENIPLGEVADRKDEILNLEKPVVLFCRSGNRSGKALEYLTAEGLQNGYNGGGYADLQERLDNL, encoded by the coding sequence ATGAATTTAGATGAAATATTGAAATCGGGAAACTACCAGCTGATCGATGTTCGCGAGCCAATGGAACTTGAAATGGACGGAAGCATCGATGGTGCAGAAAATATTCCTTTGGGAGAAGTCGCCGACCGAAAAGACGAAATCCTGAACCTTGAGAAACCTGTTGTATTGTTCTGCAGAAGCGGAAACAGAAGCGGAAAAGCGCTCGAATACCTCACTGCTGAAGGATTGCAGAACGGCTACAACGGCGGAGGTTACGCAGATCTTCAGGAAAGATTGGACAATCTTTAA
- a CDS encoding YceI family protein, whose product MKKLALFAVLAGGLAFGQSKKVVASEANWWGYKIAKTEASSHNGTVNVKSGNIVMKGNQVAGGTFVLDMTSINTTDLTGEYQTKLNNHLKNGDFFEVDKFPEATYTITSVKKNNDKIYNYIVNGNLTVKGKTNPVSFPAKIAYSKGVVSLVSKKFSFDRQKFDVAYKSTAQDVFIKDDVDMLVKVTAK is encoded by the coding sequence ATGAAAAAATTAGCATTGTTTGCAGTTCTTGCAGGAGGTTTGGCTTTCGGTCAGTCGAAAAAGGTAGTAGCGTCTGAAGCAAATTGGTGGGGTTACAAAATCGCAAAAACTGAGGCATCATCACATAACGGTACGGTAAATGTGAAATCCGGAAATATCGTGATGAAAGGAAACCAGGTTGCAGGCGGAACTTTTGTTTTGGATATGACTTCGATCAACACAACAGATTTGACAGGAGAATACCAAACCAAACTGAACAACCACCTGAAAAACGGTGACTTCTTCGAGGTAGACAAATTCCCTGAAGCGACCTATACCATTACTTCTGTTAAGAAAAATAATGATAAGATTTATAACTATATCGTCAACGGAAACCTTACTGTAAAAGGAAAAACCAACCCGGTTTCATTCCCTGCAAAAATTGCGTACAGCAAAGGTGTGGTAAGTTTGGTATCTAAAAAATTCTCTTTCGACAGACAGAAGTTTGATGTTGCCTACAAATCTACAGCGCAGGATGTTTTCATTAAAGACGATGTAGATATGCTGGTGAAAGTTACTGCAAAGTAA
- a CDS encoding tellurite resistance TerB family protein produces MQKSNKSIAGYHLLMILSSVDGEFAPEEGMKIQEYLAEEFPFKMNLDNELEVIALLQPEEWKDHFEFHARCFHDDSTEKERKEFAKFAKSLIKADDEVTDREHHFYKLLKNMWKL; encoded by the coding sequence ATGCAAAAGTCAAATAAATCCATCGCAGGTTATCATTTATTAATGATCCTTTCATCCGTGGACGGTGAATTTGCCCCTGAAGAAGGAATGAAAATCCAGGAATACCTCGCGGAAGAATTTCCCTTCAAAATGAATCTCGACAACGAGCTTGAAGTCATCGCACTCCTTCAACCCGAAGAATGGAAAGACCACTTCGAATTCCACGCAAGATGCTTCCACGACGACTCTACCGAAAAGGAAAGAAAGGAATTTGCCAAGTTTGCCAAGTCGCTCATCAAAGCAGATGACGAGGTAACCGACCGCGAACACCACTTCTACAAGCTCTTGAAGAATATGTGGAAACTTTAA
- a CDS encoding DUF1599 domain-containing protein: MTRTSLQFDEVIAGCRELFIKKQSDYGASFRVLRTLSVVDQILIKVKSLRNYQITGISKVGESEEENFTAIVNYSAIGLIQIEKGFADDFDGTKEEMVFLYDKFTAEAKALMERKNHDYGEAWRDMEISSITDMIYQKILRMKMILRNKEVTLVSEGIDANFYDMLNYSVFALIKLSEEKEEFKPKFV; encoded by the coding sequence ATGACGAGAACATCATTACAGTTTGATGAAGTAATTGCGGGGTGCCGCGAACTCTTCATCAAAAAGCAGTCGGATTACGGTGCTTCCTTCAGAGTTTTGAGAACACTTTCTGTAGTTGACCAAATCTTGATTAAAGTAAAAAGCTTAAGAAATTACCAGATCACGGGAATCTCGAAAGTAGGTGAAAGTGAGGAAGAAAACTTTACCGCAATTGTGAACTATTCGGCGATCGGACTGATCCAGATCGAGAAAGGTTTTGCAGACGATTTCGACGGAACAAAGGAAGAAATGGTTTTCCTGTACGATAAATTTACCGCGGAAGCAAAAGCTTTGATGGAAAGAAAAAACCACGACTACGGCGAAGCTTGGCGCGATATGGAGATTTCATCCATCACCGATATGATTTACCAGAAGATTCTGAGGATGAAGATGATTCTCAGAAACAAAGAAGTGACGCTGGTTTCTGAAGGAATTGACGCCAATTTTTATGATATGCTGAATTACTCGGTATTTGCGCTGATCAAACTTTCGGAGGAGAAAGAAGAATTCAAACCGAAATTTGTCTGA
- a CDS encoding IS256 family transposase, variant Zn-binding type: MDTISWGKQKGKRRFKCKNCGIYFTLENKSVSLKNKEIWFRKWIIGRQTYEQISIESGYSISTLQRYFNLMLAKAPQLSYSQNKEVYLLIDATYFSNEICLVVFRDDVFKQTQLYRITDGEHFEELREDLQNILDLGVKIGGITCDGDKSLIKAIRKVCPKVPMQRCLVHIQRMCKIWLSAHPKTRAGFELREIACKLHFIDCESKKQYWIRELVDWFEQHKEFINEKSYNEETGRYWYTHKMVRRSFSVIKKALPNMFTFLQNPKIPKTTNGLESFFGHLKGNLNIHRGLTKSRRKKFIQWYLFYKNQK; the protein is encoded by the coding sequence TTGGATACCATTTCGTGGGGAAAACAGAAAGGCAAGAGGCGGTTCAAGTGTAAGAACTGCGGGATTTACTTTACGCTTGAAAACAAATCCGTAAGTTTAAAAAATAAAGAGATTTGGTTCAGGAAGTGGATCATAGGTCGACAAACTTACGAGCAGATTTCAATTGAATCCGGATATTCGATCAGTACGCTCCAACGATATTTTAACCTTATGCTGGCAAAGGCTCCACAGCTGAGTTACAGTCAGAACAAGGAAGTCTATCTTTTGATTGACGCCACATATTTTTCCAATGAAATCTGTCTTGTCGTTTTTAGGGACGATGTCTTCAAACAAACCCAGCTTTACAGAATAACCGATGGCGAACACTTTGAAGAACTTAGGGAAGATCTTCAAAATATTCTTGATTTGGGTGTAAAAATTGGTGGGATTACGTGCGACGGAGATAAATCCCTGATTAAGGCTATTAGAAAGGTATGCCCGAAAGTTCCGATGCAGAGATGCCTGGTGCATATCCAGAGAATGTGCAAGATATGGCTTTCCGCACATCCTAAAACAAGAGCAGGTTTCGAACTTAGAGAGATCGCGTGTAAACTTCACTTTATCGACTGCGAGTCAAAAAAGCAATATTGGATACGGGAGCTTGTGGATTGGTTCGAGCAGCACAAAGAGTTTATCAATGAAAAATCTTACAATGAGGAAACAGGAAGGTATTGGTATACTCACAAGATGGTGAGGCGAAGTTTTTCAGTGATCAAAAAGGCGCTTCCAAATATGTTCACCTTTCTACAGAATCCTAAGATACCGAAAACCACCAATGGTCTGGAATCCTTCTTCGGACATCTGAAAGGCAATCTGAATATTCATAGAGGACTTACTAAAAGTAGGCGCAAAAAATTCATTCAATGGTATCTTTTCTATAAAAACCAGAAGTGA
- a CDS encoding glucokinase — MENRNKFKLFLPAISSAKNSGVTLVAADVRHEETFVGLYRAENQEVILKNEAVYHTQNFDSVTEILKDFISKNSDEKISRVAVAVPGPVIAGKSEPQRLPWKLDAEEIKNDLQVEKVFLINDLEASAYGLCSVSEKNIYTVYKSENFTPGNVAILAPGAGLGEAGLFWDGESLRPFATEGGHCEFSPRTNDEVEFYQFLNKIYGIVSWETVLSTSGLFNIYRFVRDIKRQKQPEFLTKAIEEGNFTEAVINGALENKDRICNVTIDTFLVFMAREANSLVLKLKATGGLILSGEIPMLLEKFLKNKTFYKHFIISDKMESVLKDIPIYLVKDKNSIINGAASYAAFFED, encoded by the coding sequence ATGGAAAATAGAAATAAATTCAAACTTTTTCTACCCGCAATCTCCAGTGCGAAAAACAGTGGTGTTACCTTGGTCGCTGCCGATGTAAGGCATGAGGAAACCTTCGTCGGGTTGTACCGTGCCGAAAATCAGGAAGTAATACTGAAGAATGAGGCAGTTTACCACACTCAGAACTTTGATTCGGTGACTGAAATCCTGAAAGATTTTATCAGCAAAAATTCAGACGAGAAAATAAGTAGGGTAGCTGTAGCGGTTCCTGGTCCTGTAATCGCCGGAAAAAGTGAGCCACAACGATTACCATGGAAACTGGATGCGGAGGAAATCAAAAACGACCTACAAGTTGAAAAAGTTTTCCTGATCAATGATTTGGAAGCTTCTGCATACGGACTCTGCAGCGTTTCGGAAAAAAACATTTACACTGTTTACAAATCGGAGAACTTCACTCCCGGAAATGTAGCTATTTTAGCTCCTGGTGCAGGTTTGGGTGAAGCTGGACTTTTTTGGGACGGCGAATCTCTGAGACCTTTTGCAACGGAAGGTGGCCACTGCGAATTCTCGCCAAGAACCAACGACGAAGTGGAATTCTACCAGTTTCTGAACAAAATCTACGGCATCGTAAGTTGGGAAACCGTTCTTTCAACGTCGGGACTTTTTAATATCTATCGTTTTGTACGCGACATCAAGCGACAAAAACAACCTGAATTCTTAACCAAAGCAATCGAGGAAGGCAATTTCACCGAGGCGGTTATCAATGGCGCACTCGAAAATAAAGACCGAATCTGCAATGTGACCATCGACACTTTCTTGGTTTTTATGGCGAGAGAAGCCAACAGTCTTGTCTTGAAACTCAAAGCAACCGGTGGTTTGATTCTTTCAGGAGAAATCCCAATGCTTCTGGAGAAATTCTTAAAGAACAAGACTTTTTACAAGCACTTCATCATCAGTGATAAAATGGAATCGGTGCTGAAAGATATTCCGATTTATTTGGTAAAAGACAAAAATTCGATCATCAACGGAGCCGCATCTTACGCTGCATTTTTTGAAGATTAA
- a CDS encoding BT_3928 family protein: MKHILRILIALVFIASGFVKAVDAIGFSFKLEEYFSPTVFNMPFFEKQALPIAIFVVVIELVFGFMLLLRMRLKLTLTVLIALCVFFAFLTFYSAYFNVVTDCGCFGDAIKFTPWQSFWKDIILLVGLLILWMLYRNELNQPEEKSSFKKYASAFAFLTMVFVINWGISHEPLIDFRHYKIGTDLNAEKAKIAKNPSEYKTFYSLKNEKTGEVLDVNQDEYVNKEEYWKEGSPWKIEEGKTTSKIVKQGYESEIAKFKPETAEGMDLTEEILQAPKAVLVFSYDPKNADKDLIAKTEAKVKNLKDATVFGISTDPNTFTQIQNGMMDGTAIKTIARSNPFVLTLQNGKITDKLSAKDYLKK, encoded by the coding sequence ATGAAGCACATTTTACGAATCCTCATCGCCCTGGTTTTCATCGCATCGGGTTTTGTGAAAGCAGTTGACGCCATCGGTTTTTCCTTCAAACTGGAGGAATATTTTTCGCCCACCGTTTTCAACATGCCATTTTTTGAGAAACAGGCATTGCCGATTGCGATTTTCGTGGTGGTGATCGAACTGGTTTTTGGATTTATGCTGCTGCTGAGAATGCGGCTAAAACTTACTTTAACGGTTCTGATCGCACTCTGTGTTTTCTTTGCATTTCTCACCTTCTACTCCGCCTACTTCAATGTGGTGACTGATTGCGGATGTTTCGGCGACGCCATTAAATTTACCCCTTGGCAAAGTTTCTGGAAAGACATCATTCTCTTAGTCGGACTTCTTATTCTGTGGATGCTGTATCGCAACGAACTCAACCAACCCGAAGAAAAAAGTAGCTTCAAAAAATATGCTTCCGCATTTGCTTTCCTTACGATGGTTTTTGTGATTAACTGGGGAATTTCTCACGAACCGCTGATCGACTTCAGACATTATAAAATCGGAACGGACTTAAATGCCGAGAAAGCCAAAATCGCAAAAAACCCTTCAGAATATAAAACATTCTACTCCCTTAAAAATGAAAAAACTGGCGAAGTACTCGATGTAAACCAGGATGAATATGTGAACAAAGAAGAATACTGGAAAGAAGGAAGCCCGTGGAAAATCGAGGAAGGAAAGACGACCTCGAAAATCGTGAAGCAGGGTTACGAATCTGAAATTGCAAAATTCAAACCCGAAACCGCTGAAGGAATGGATCTGACCGAAGAAATACTGCAAGCGCCAAAAGCAGTCCTTGTTTTTTCTTACGACCCGAAAAATGCCGACAAAGATCTGATCGCTAAAACCGAGGCAAAGGTGAAGAATCTGAAAGATGCAACAGTTTTCGGAATATCGACAGATCCAAACACGTTCACCCAAATTCAAAACGGAATGATGGACGGAACCGCAATTAAAACCATTGCAAGAAGCAATCCTTTTGTCTTAACTTTACAAAACGGAAAAATCACCGATAAACTCTCGGCAAAAGACTATCTGAAGAAATAA
- the queG gene encoding tRNA epoxyqueuosine(34) reductase QueG, producing MSQNAEKYSALIKAKAQKFGFQSCGISKAGFLEEEAKPFENWLKQNYHGEMSYMENYFDKRLDPTLLVEGSKSVISLSYNYFPAEEISTIDSFKISKYAYGNDYHEIIKEILREMVAELREEIGDFDCRVFTDSAPILERSWARKSGLGWIGKNANLITKQQGSFYFLAEIICDLDLKEDAPTTDHCGTCTKCIDACPTDAIVSDRIIDGSKCISYATIELKNEIPDTFKNKMEDWMFGCDICQDVCPWNRFATPTLEEKFRPNAFLKTFKREDWKEITQELFSEIFRKSPVKRTRFSGLKRNMEFLQK from the coding sequence ATGTCACAAAACGCCGAAAAATATTCCGCCCTCATCAAAGCTAAAGCTCAGAAATTTGGTTTCCAGAGTTGTGGAATTTCAAAGGCAGGTTTTTTGGAGGAAGAAGCAAAACCCTTCGAAAACTGGCTGAAACAGAATTACCACGGCGAAATGTCGTACATGGAAAATTATTTCGACAAGCGGCTCGATCCCACACTTTTGGTGGAAGGTTCAAAATCGGTGATTTCGCTTTCCTACAACTATTTTCCTGCAGAAGAAATTTCAACCATCGACAGTTTTAAGATTTCCAAATACGCGTACGGAAATGATTACCACGAAATCATCAAGGAAATCCTGAGAGAAATGGTTGCCGAACTGCGGGAGGAAATCGGTGACTTCGACTGCAGGGTTTTTACTGACTCCGCGCCAATTTTGGAAAGAAGCTGGGCGAGAAAATCAGGACTTGGCTGGATCGGAAAAAATGCGAATCTGATTACCAAACAGCAAGGTTCCTTCTATTTCCTGGCTGAAATCATCTGTGATCTTGACCTGAAGGAAGATGCGCCGACAACCGACCACTGCGGAACCTGCACGAAATGTATCGACGCTTGTCCGACCGACGCGATTGTTTCCGATAGGATCATCGATGGAAGCAAATGTATTTCTTACGCCACCATCGAACTGAAAAACGAAATTCCCGACACCTTTAAAAACAAAATGGAAGACTGGATGTTTGGCTGCGATATATGTCAGGATGTGTGTCCGTGGAACCGTTTTGCCACACCGACTTTGGAAGAAAAATTCCGACCAAACGCCTTTCTGAAAACCTTTAAAAGAGAAGACTGGAAGGAAATTACACAGGAACTGTTTTCTGAAATATTTCGGAAGTCGCCCGTAAAGAGAACCAGATTTTCTGGCTTAAAAAGAAATATGGAATTTCTTCAAAAGTAA
- a CDS encoding TonB-dependent receptor produces MNQKLTPKQKALAINLDANIYGTFAEIGAGQETVRHFFRAGGASKTIAKAMSAYDKEFSDAIYGKEPKNRYVTQNRLRKMLRYEVALIEERLSREAMPEKKFFSYANTVTTINFDKTMKGHGWVGLRFQLDPNEDYNEIVLHVKFNENDATLQQETLGNLGVNLIYGAFNYSDNPRLLLNSLYDYISTDNVEIDMVDFSGPDFAYVDNRLMSLQLVKNGMTDAVIFNSEGNNMLPADILYKQNIFAIRGSFRPVTLVNIDMFEKGLEIFKKDWECTDEDTEVLFEITISNLRASGDIDERDFLDRVDVLAKLGYTVIISNFSEYYRLIDYFAGYTNGKIGVGMGVNNLLDVFDENYYKNLSGGILEAFGKFFRKDMRVYLYPYKDPETHELLTSNNLKVHDNLKELYKYFKLNKRIVDIKNYNPDYSEIYSREILNKIANHEKGWETQLPEGVADMIKERGMFGYKEEVKLKEFS; encoded by the coding sequence ATTAATCAAAAGTTAACACCAAAGCAGAAAGCTTTAGCCATTAATTTAGATGCCAATATCTACGGAACTTTTGCCGAAATTGGAGCCGGCCAGGAAACCGTTCGCCATTTCTTCAGAGCAGGCGGCGCTTCCAAAACCATTGCAAAGGCAATGTCGGCTTATGATAAAGAATTCAGCGATGCGATTTACGGTAAAGAGCCCAAAAATCGATACGTTACCCAAAACCGTTTAAGAAAGATGCTTCGCTATGAAGTTGCGCTCATCGAGGAGCGGCTTTCGAGGGAGGCAATGCCGGAAAAGAAATTCTTTTCCTACGCCAATACCGTAACGACCATTAATTTTGACAAGACCATGAAAGGACACGGTTGGGTTGGACTGCGTTTTCAGCTTGATCCGAATGAAGACTATAACGAGATCGTTCTTCACGTGAAATTTAACGAAAACGATGCCACGCTTCAGCAGGAAACATTGGGAAATTTGGGTGTAAATCTTATTTATGGTGCCTTTAATTATTCTGATAATCCAAGGTTGCTGCTCAATTCACTCTACGATTATATTTCTACCGACAATGTCGAAATCGATATGGTGGATTTCAGCGGTCCTGATTTTGCCTATGTTGACAACCGACTGATGAGTTTGCAGCTGGTGAAAAACGGAATGACCGACGCGGTAATCTTCAATTCCGAAGGCAACAATATGCTTCCTGCTGACATTCTTTACAAGCAGAATATTTTTGCGATTCGCGGAAGTTTCCGTCCGGTGACTTTGGTGAATATCGATATGTTTGAAAAAGGGCTCGAAATATTCAAGAAAGATTGGGAATGTACCGATGAAGACACCGAAGTTCTGTTTGAAATCACCATTTCTAATTTGAGGGCATCCGGCGATATTGACGAGCGGGATTTTCTCGACAGAGTCGATGTTCTGGCGAAATTGGGATATACCGTAATCATCTCCAACTTCTCGGAGTATTACCGATTGATCGATTATTTCGCGGGTTATACCAATGGAAAAATCGGTGTCGGAATGGGCGTGAACAACCTGCTCGACGTTTTCGACGAAAATTATTACAAAAATCTTTCGGGTGGAATCCTGGAAGCTTTCGGAAAGTTTTTCAGAAAAGACATGCGCGTATATCTTTACCCCTACAAAGACCCTGAAACGCACGAACTCCTTACTTCCAACAACCTGAAAGTACACGACAACCTGAAGGAACTCTACAAATATTTCAAGCTGAACAAAAGGATTGTTGACATTAAAAATTACAATCCCGACTACTCCGAAATCTATTCTCGGGAAATCCTCAACAAAATCGCCAACCACGAAAAAGGTTGGGAAACGCAGCTTCCGGAAGGCGTTGCCGATATGATTAAGGAACGCGGAATGTTCGGCTACAAGGAAGAAGTTAAGCTAAAAGAATTTTCTTAA